One genomic region from Streptomyces sp. NBC_01304 encodes:
- a CDS encoding VRR-NUC domain-containing protein: protein MTEEQFRRHVRNIAALRGWTLAYHTHNSQRSDAGWPDEVYGHPKTRRTIFAEFKSDTGRLRPAQRDWLTHLAACGFEAALWRPKDLDHIVTVLAPNGPRAQLPDNL, encoded by the coding sequence GTGACCGAGGAACAGTTCCGCCGGCACGTCCGCAACATCGCCGCACTCCGCGGCTGGACACTCGCCTACCACACGCACAACTCACAGCGCAGCGACGCCGGATGGCCCGACGAGGTCTACGGACACCCCAAGACCAGGCGCACGATCTTCGCCGAGTTCAAGTCGGACACCGGCCGCCTGCGCCCGGCCCAGCGCGACTGGCTCACACACCTGGCGGCGTGCGGCTTCGAGGCCGCTCTGTGGCGCCCCAAGGACCTCGACCACATAGTGACCGTCCTCGCCCCCAACGGGCCCCGCGCCCAACTCCCCGACAACCTCTGA
- a CDS encoding beta-ketoacyl-ACP reductase, with the protein MGRSVFITGGNRGIGFAIAKAMAESGDRVAVTYRSGEPPAGHGLLAVQCDITDPEQVELAFKQVEAEHGPVEVLVANAGITRDSLLLRMTEDDFTSVVDTNLTAAYRVAKRASRGMLRARSGRLIFISSAVAMLGEAGQSNYAASKAGLIGFSRSLARELGSRGITSNVVAPGLTSTDMIAALPEERIKALLAQIPLGTTARPEDIAAAVRFLASEDASYITGAVLPVDGGVSMGH; encoded by the coding sequence ATGGGCCGCAGCGTCTTCATCACCGGAGGCAACCGAGGTATCGGTTTCGCGATAGCCAAAGCGATGGCCGAGAGCGGAGACCGGGTTGCGGTCACCTACCGCTCCGGCGAACCTCCGGCCGGCCACGGGCTGCTTGCGGTGCAGTGCGACATCACCGACCCGGAGCAGGTCGAATTGGCTTTCAAGCAGGTCGAGGCCGAACACGGGCCGGTCGAGGTCCTGGTGGCGAATGCGGGCATCACGCGGGACTCCCTGCTGCTGCGCATGACGGAGGATGACTTCACCTCGGTCGTCGACACGAACCTGACCGCCGCATACCGGGTCGCCAAGCGCGCCAGCCGCGGCATGCTGCGCGCCCGCTCCGGGCGCCTGATCTTCATCTCCTCCGCCGTCGCGATGCTCGGCGAGGCAGGCCAGTCCAACTACGCGGCCTCCAAGGCCGGGTTGATCGGATTCTCCCGGTCCCTCGCCCGCGAGCTCGGCTCGCGCGGCATCACCTCCAACGTCGTCGCACCGGGCCTCACCTCTACCGACATGATCGCGGCCCTGCCCGAGGAGCGGATCAAGGCCCTGCTGGCACAGATTCCGCTCGGTACCACGGCACGGCCCGAGGACATTGCCGCAGCTGTGCGCTTCCTGGCCAGCGAGGACGCCTCGTACATCACCGGCGCGGTGCTGCCCGTCGACGGCGGCGTGAGCATGGGGCACTGA
- a CDS encoding tyrosine-type recombinase/integrase, translated as MFDGSIYRRCKCTEPKLDDQGQPVLDAKGKPKVRELGSACPQLTKRDHGSWYYYLNLPDGPGGERRRPRKGGHSTSKKAKEEAQKIWDEAHDGIDVDSKETVAAYLNRWMDKRVDLKRGTRDDYRDYIDRIFIPALGHLTMRELRERHIQEMFKQVWAFNKVKEANRLAAQQAKAECDDAYRAWKQAPKPRPHHYRQRWDAAKAALKEARTKPRQDAGPATQKKYKNTLAAALGDAVTEKLITENWAKNVTLPKYERPEALIWTDERVARWKLTGKKPSPVMVWTPEQTGEFLDAAVAHPMYIMWHLMVFRAPRRGEATGLPWTEVDMTRGVAKIVEQLVTNSAYEVWEDTPKSRAGKRSLTLDHATFALLTSWRDVQKAQRAEWEQKHRDDPDKYGPYTDSGKVFTQADGSPWHPNNVSQAFERFIKRLGLPPIRLHDLRHCAASLSLAAGLSMKAIQALLGHSSYQLTADTYTSLMPQFEQAAANAPVDLVPRRNAVEQPTDPEAPSTAEAADPPASSTIKEERVIEEVTPEAVEPDQSGEDGRHLYLVLPSVPPDEAENAA; from the coding sequence GTGTTCGACGGCAGCATCTACCGCCGATGCAAGTGCACCGAGCCGAAACTCGACGACCAAGGACAACCAGTCCTCGACGCGAAAGGCAAACCCAAAGTCCGCGAACTCGGCTCCGCATGCCCACAGTTGACGAAGCGCGACCACGGCTCCTGGTACTACTACCTCAACCTCCCCGACGGCCCCGGAGGAGAACGCCGCCGCCCCCGCAAAGGAGGCCACAGCACCTCCAAGAAGGCCAAGGAAGAAGCACAAAAGATCTGGGACGAGGCGCACGACGGCATCGACGTCGACTCCAAGGAAACCGTCGCCGCCTACCTCAACCGTTGGATGGACAAGCGCGTCGACCTCAAGCGCGGCACCCGCGACGACTACCGCGACTACATCGACCGCATCTTCATACCCGCCCTCGGCCACCTCACCATGCGCGAACTCCGCGAACGCCACATCCAGGAGATGTTCAAACAAGTCTGGGCGTTCAACAAGGTCAAGGAAGCCAACCGCCTAGCCGCCCAGCAGGCCAAAGCCGAATGCGACGACGCCTACCGCGCATGGAAGCAAGCCCCCAAGCCCCGGCCCCACCACTACCGGCAGCGATGGGACGCAGCCAAAGCCGCCCTCAAGGAAGCCCGCACCAAGCCCCGCCAGGACGCCGGCCCCGCCACACAGAAGAAGTACAAGAACACCCTCGCCGCAGCCCTCGGCGACGCAGTCACCGAAAAACTGATCACCGAGAACTGGGCGAAGAACGTCACCCTCCCCAAGTACGAGCGCCCCGAAGCCCTCATCTGGACCGACGAACGCGTCGCCCGCTGGAAGCTCACCGGCAAGAAGCCCAGCCCCGTCATGGTGTGGACCCCCGAACAGACCGGCGAGTTCCTCGACGCGGCGGTCGCCCACCCCATGTACATCATGTGGCACCTCATGGTCTTCCGCGCACCACGCCGCGGCGAAGCAACAGGCCTGCCCTGGACCGAAGTCGACATGACCCGCGGCGTCGCCAAGATCGTCGAGCAACTGGTCACCAACTCCGCCTACGAGGTGTGGGAAGACACCCCCAAGAGCCGCGCAGGCAAACGCAGCCTCACCCTCGACCACGCGACCTTCGCCCTACTCACCTCCTGGCGCGACGTACAGAAAGCCCAACGAGCCGAATGGGAACAGAAACACCGAGACGACCCTGACAAATACGGCCCCTACACCGACTCCGGGAAAGTCTTCACCCAGGCCGACGGAAGCCCCTGGCACCCCAACAACGTCTCCCAAGCCTTCGAGCGGTTCATCAAACGCCTCGGCCTTCCGCCCATCCGACTCCACGACCTACGGCACTGCGCCGCATCCCTCAGCCTCGCCGCCGGCCTGTCCATGAAGGCCATCCAGGCCCTGCTCGGCCACAGCAGCTACCAGCTCACCGCCGACACCTACACCTCACTGATGCCGCAGTTCGAGCAAGCAGCAGCCAACGCACCCGTCGACCTCGTCCCGCGCCGCAACGCAGTTGAGCAGCCCACTGATCCAGAGGCGCCGTCCACAGCGGAAGCGGCCGATCCTCCCGCTAGCTCAACAATCAAGGAGGAGAGGGTGATCGAGGAGGTGACGCCCGAGGCCGTCGAGCCTGATCAGAGCGGCGAAGACGGCCGCCACCTCTACCTTGTCTTGCCTTCTGTCCCCCCGGATGAGGCCGAGAACGCCGCCTGA
- a CDS encoding MmyB family transcriptional regulator has protein sequence MPTALPPITRMLRTWRTRREAKAVPGFTERYGQRHRKCLTQADIALLTGVSEGWYRKLENGVEENYSDDFLERVARILGLNDAERTHLFFFATGHEPAPLQRPDASRLDPSITDLVHAQQWPAYTFGLDWDIRVFNEKAGRDFPFMHHGINVMIWALTYPEARLQLLDWEEVWAKPMASQLRLAAKANPDNQRLADVIDEIKERDETARKILEEDHTAITHPDGDIRRLHLPHRDGVFEVEFITLARMRNETKLMVVMPAGDYALANTAMPSTRASVPDGNPGTPASA, from the coding sequence ATGCCCACTGCCCTGCCGCCGATCACCCGCATGCTCCGCACCTGGCGCACGCGGCGAGAAGCCAAAGCCGTACCCGGCTTCACCGAGCGGTACGGGCAACGCCACCGAAAGTGCCTCACCCAAGCCGATATAGCCCTGCTCACCGGCGTCTCCGAAGGCTGGTACCGCAAGCTGGAGAACGGCGTCGAAGAGAACTACAGCGACGACTTCCTCGAACGCGTCGCCCGCATACTCGGCCTCAACGACGCCGAACGCACCCACCTCTTCTTCTTCGCCACCGGCCACGAACCCGCCCCCCTGCAACGCCCGGACGCCAGCCGCCTCGACCCATCGATCACCGACCTCGTCCACGCACAGCAGTGGCCCGCCTACACCTTCGGCCTCGACTGGGACATCCGCGTCTTCAACGAAAAGGCTGGCCGGGACTTTCCGTTCATGCACCACGGCATCAACGTCATGATCTGGGCCCTCACCTACCCCGAAGCCCGCTTGCAGCTCCTCGACTGGGAGGAAGTGTGGGCCAAGCCCATGGCATCCCAACTGCGGCTCGCGGCCAAGGCCAACCCGGACAATCAGCGCCTGGCCGACGTCATCGACGAAATCAAGGAACGCGACGAGACTGCGCGGAAGATCCTCGAAGAGGACCACACCGCCATCACGCACCCTGACGGTGACATCAGGCGCCTGCACCTTCCCCACCGTGACGGGGTGTTCGAGGTCGAGTTCATCACCCTCGCCCGCATGCGCAACGAGACCAAGCTCATGGTCGTCATGCCCGCCGGCGACTATGCGCTCGCCAACACGGCCATGCCCTCCACCAGGGCCAGCGTGCCCGACGGCAACCCAGGCACCCCGGCCTCCGCATAA
- a CDS encoding histidine phosphatase family protein → MTIFYLVQHAEKEHQLGDPGLTALGRRQATWTARWLQDMRVGAVFSSPLRRARETAQFIAVASGLDVQEDARLRERMNWSDDQPVGAFLADWAATVRDRDHVPRSGDSSRHAGARLLGCLTDLAVERGPVAVVTHGGVTVDLLRTLVGDEVLPDSLLHNGVPSCAITTLDGVAVVDIASQAHLR, encoded by the coding sequence GTGACCATCTTCTATCTGGTGCAGCATGCGGAGAAGGAACACCAACTCGGGGATCCCGGCCTCACTGCTCTGGGCCGGCGACAAGCCACTTGGACGGCGAGGTGGCTACAGGACATGAGGGTTGGTGCCGTGTTCAGCAGCCCGCTGCGGCGGGCGCGGGAGACGGCGCAGTTCATCGCGGTGGCGTCGGGACTTGATGTTCAGGAGGATGCCCGGTTGCGCGAGCGGATGAACTGGTCCGATGACCAGCCCGTGGGAGCGTTTCTTGCTGACTGGGCGGCAACGGTCCGGGATCGGGATCATGTTCCCCGCTCCGGAGACTCCTCGCGGCATGCTGGCGCGCGTTTACTCGGGTGCTTGACCGACCTGGCGGTCGAGCGGGGGCCGGTTGCTGTGGTGACGCATGGAGGGGTCACGGTGGATCTGCTTCGCACCCTCGTCGGGGACGAGGTGCTGCCGGACAGTCTGCTGCACAACGGAGTCCCCTCGTGCGCGATCACCACGCTCGACGGCGTGGCCGTTGTCGACATCGCTTCGCAGGCACACCTTCGATAG
- a CDS encoding recombinase zinc beta ribbon domain-containing protein: protein MARLSGYLSRRGGLHPEEASALRQATSRLFNGQNKAETCRWVNAQGYRTTLGNEWTPEVLVRVLSHPRMAGLDDEGNPVEDFGPTVLTPDEYFRLQALFVEQKSQQPQAREAFDYLLTHGGAECGKCKYDMVGTRVSGDADPSYRCPPPRAGQASCGRVRMNADRLEDTVAEAVLAELMRPGAQEHLARLLADMRAEAKRLEEHIAGAVRRFEELRGMRDALVPAAYAAAEKATKDDLRESRNRLRFLEQMIDLPIDGVASLVEWWNSAPRASQRALVRLEIAKVRVLAAGRGKLRDPRERVLIDWRRPPA from the coding sequence ATGGCACGGCTGTCTGGCTATCTGAGCCGTCGGGGTGGTCTGCATCCCGAGGAGGCCAGCGCCCTGCGTCAGGCCACCTCGAGACTGTTCAACGGGCAGAACAAGGCAGAGACCTGCCGCTGGGTAAACGCACAGGGGTATCGCACGACGCTCGGTAACGAGTGGACCCCGGAGGTTCTGGTCCGTGTGCTCAGCCATCCCCGCATGGCCGGACTCGACGACGAGGGCAACCCGGTCGAGGACTTCGGCCCCACCGTTTTGACGCCGGACGAGTACTTCCGTCTCCAGGCCCTGTTTGTCGAGCAGAAGAGCCAACAGCCCCAAGCGCGCGAGGCGTTCGACTACCTGCTCACTCATGGCGGGGCCGAGTGCGGCAAGTGCAAGTACGACATGGTGGGGACGCGGGTGAGCGGCGACGCCGACCCGTCCTATCGGTGTCCGCCTCCGCGGGCGGGGCAGGCCTCGTGCGGGCGGGTAAGGATGAATGCCGACCGTTTGGAAGACACGGTCGCCGAGGCGGTTCTCGCTGAGCTGATGCGGCCGGGGGCACAGGAGCATCTGGCCCGGCTGCTGGCTGACATGCGGGCCGAGGCCAAGCGGCTCGAAGAGCACATTGCCGGGGCGGTGCGGCGGTTCGAGGAACTGCGGGGTATGCGGGACGCGCTCGTGCCGGCCGCGTACGCGGCTGCGGAGAAGGCCACGAAGGATGACTTGCGTGAATCCAGGAACCGTCTGCGGTTCCTGGAGCAGATGATCGACCTGCCGATTGACGGCGTCGCGAGCCTGGTGGAGTGGTGGAATTCGGCTCCGCGGGCGTCTCAGCGTGCGCTGGTGCGGCTCGAGATCGCCAAGGTTCGGGTGCTGGCAGCGGGACGCGGCAAGCTCCGCGATCCGAGGGAGCGGGTTCTCATCGACTGGCGCAGGCCGCCTGCCTGA
- a CDS encoding ParB/RepB/Spo0J family partition protein translates to MSTPTRIPASLAELAVRVDELNPYHRNPRTGDLDSITESLSAHGQYRPIVVNRGSLTGRPNEILAGNHTFKAAKHLGWSDIAVTWLDVDDDAAVKIVIVDNRTSDLAGYDSVLLADILTELPDLQGTGYDQDHLDRLLDETALPAPIELPSDGADTGAAATVDYLQWGYMQWSSTRVRITQAEVELLDALYKRFVDDHDSDMGFGWHVLNDEHRAEEGAVA, encoded by the coding sequence ATGTCCACACCCACTCGCATACCGGCCTCGCTCGCAGAGCTCGCAGTTCGTGTCGACGAGCTGAATCCGTATCACCGCAATCCACGTACGGGCGACCTCGACTCGATCACTGAGTCTCTGTCCGCCCACGGCCAGTATCGGCCGATCGTCGTCAACCGAGGGTCGCTGACTGGGCGTCCGAACGAGATCCTCGCCGGCAACCACACCTTCAAGGCCGCGAAGCATCTCGGCTGGAGCGACATCGCGGTCACCTGGCTCGACGTGGACGACGACGCCGCGGTGAAGATCGTCATCGTCGACAACCGCACCAGCGATCTCGCCGGGTACGACAGCGTTCTCCTGGCGGACATCCTCACCGAACTCCCGGACCTTCAGGGCACTGGCTACGACCAGGACCACCTCGACCGGCTCCTTGACGAGACCGCGCTGCCCGCGCCAATCGAATTGCCGTCTGACGGTGCCGACACGGGCGCAGCCGCCACGGTGGACTACCTGCAGTGGGGATACATGCAGTGGTCCTCCACGCGCGTGCGGATCACGCAGGCCGAGGTTGAGCTCCTGGACGCGCTCTACAAGCGGTTCGTCGACGACCACGACTCCGACATGGGATTCGGCTGGCACGTCCTCAACGACGAGCACCGCGCCGAAGAGGGAGCGGTCGCGTGA
- a CDS encoding ParB/RepB/Spo0J family partition protein yields the protein MRAGKLTTYLLGATVQRVLKMSQIHRNPRQPREYFNEDALNELATSIDNYGLMQAIEVRPDNEQGGYEIVAGERRWRAHQILGRTKIRANITSEKNELQRFKRSMSENVTREDMTPFEEAHGYQRILDEEEGATIESVAADFAKTTTYVKLRLALLDLRLEVQQLVQDGKIGTQAAVQIAALNLANQGSVLSKFVRGEFSGDNEIVHFAYAMKQQQDQAVLMVVEAMTEEQRTERAAAQKKTRTTLDKIEQVRELLDEIARTEPLKLAESLETQVGARLEQLDRVAESLTKARFQLKQAKAHAEARQMVTVNPEAEAENAEEAGGAEDACDTGREPVAV from the coding sequence GTGAGGGCAGGGAAACTCACCACCTATCTACTTGGAGCCACCGTGCAGCGCGTCCTCAAGATGAGCCAGATCCACCGCAACCCGCGCCAGCCGCGCGAGTACTTCAACGAGGACGCGCTCAACGAACTCGCCACGTCCATCGACAACTACGGGCTCATGCAGGCCATCGAGGTCCGCCCCGACAACGAGCAGGGCGGCTACGAGATCGTCGCCGGTGAACGCCGCTGGCGCGCCCACCAGATCCTCGGCCGCACCAAGATCCGCGCCAACATCACCTCAGAGAAGAACGAACTCCAGCGGTTCAAGCGGTCCATGTCCGAGAACGTCACTCGCGAGGACATGACCCCGTTCGAGGAGGCCCACGGCTACCAGCGCATCCTCGACGAGGAAGAGGGAGCGACCATCGAGTCGGTAGCCGCCGACTTCGCCAAGACCACCACCTACGTCAAGCTGCGCCTCGCCCTGCTCGACCTGCGCCTTGAGGTACAGCAGCTCGTTCAGGACGGGAAGATCGGCACGCAGGCGGCCGTGCAGATCGCCGCCCTCAACCTCGCCAACCAGGGCTCCGTCCTCAGCAAGTTCGTGCGCGGCGAGTTCAGCGGCGACAACGAGATCGTGCACTTCGCCTACGCGATGAAGCAGCAGCAGGACCAGGCCGTCCTCATGGTCGTCGAGGCGATGACCGAGGAGCAGCGCACCGAGCGCGCGGCCGCACAGAAGAAGACCCGCACGACGCTCGACAAGATCGAGCAGGTCCGTGAACTCCTCGACGAGATCGCCCGCACCGAACCGCTCAAGCTCGCCGAAAGCCTCGAAACGCAGGTCGGGGCACGCCTGGAGCAGCTCGACCGGGTCGCCGAGTCCCTGACCAAGGCACGGTTCCAGCTCAAGCAGGCCAAGGCGCACGCCGAAGCCCGCCAGATGGTCACCGTCAACCCGGAAGCCGAGGCGGAGAACGCCGAGGAGGCAGGCGGCGCCGAGGATGCGTGCGACACCGGGCGCGAGCCGGTCGCAGTCTGA
- a CDS encoding DUF4383 domain-containing protein, whose amino-acid sequence MATHVLHSAARRRITLDEQLPVDHRLSKVYRIGAGLTGLVLLAFGILGLIDKVGFFDTGGDTVAGLNTNGALSVLSILVGLLLLAGMVIGGNFASTLNMVLGVAFIASGFLNLALLDTGFNFLAFRIQNVLFSFVVGVMLMFFGMYGRVSATLPHDNPYWKARHPEQAAREQRGTIFDK is encoded by the coding sequence ATGGCCACCCACGTACTGCACTCGGCCGCGAGACGGCGCATCACCCTCGACGAGCAGCTGCCCGTCGACCACCGCCTCAGCAAGGTCTACCGGATCGGTGCCGGACTCACCGGGCTCGTGCTGCTCGCCTTCGGCATCCTGGGCCTGATCGACAAGGTCGGCTTCTTCGACACCGGCGGTGACACCGTCGCCGGGCTCAACACCAATGGCGCGCTGAGCGTGTTGTCGATCCTCGTGGGACTGCTGCTCCTCGCCGGCATGGTGATCGGCGGCAACTTCGCCTCGACGCTCAACATGGTGCTCGGCGTCGCCTTCATCGCCAGCGGCTTCCTGAACCTGGCGCTCCTGGACACCGGCTTCAACTTCCTCGCCTTCCGCATCCAGAACGTGCTGTTCAGCTTTGTGGTCGGCGTGATGCTGATGTTCTTCGGCATGTACGGACGGGTCAGCGCGACCCTGCCGCACGACAACCCGTACTGGAAGGCCCGCCATCCCGAGCAGGCGGCTCGGGAACAGCGGGGAACGATATTTGATAAATAA
- a CDS encoding MBL fold metallo-hydrolase, translated as MVSCPALKQLSDSAWAWVHDRPDWGYGNSGVVASDHQGVLVDTQFTLAATRDLLDAVAAELPGTTVSTVVNSHANGDHTWGNQLLPGAEIITSASSAQHACHEMGPGQLTALCRAGGSTPAGSYIERHFGQFNFAGITVTGPTRTFAGRLEVEVGHTLAELIDLGAGHSAGDVAVHIPEDGVVFAGDALFNGSHMVVWSQSLSACVMACEQLLATGADTFVPGHGPVIGRSGVADIRDRLAAVAEAADRHAQAGVPLADAARLVMADHAGNWAHPERLFTQTAAAYAEAGVPGLPSGTLALVEGMAVLASA; from the coding sequence GTGGTGTCCTGCCCCGCCCTGAAGCAGTTGTCCGACTCGGCGTGGGCGTGGGTGCATGACCGGCCCGACTGGGGCTACGGCAACAGCGGTGTAGTCGCGAGCGACCACCAAGGGGTGCTGGTCGATACCCAGTTCACGCTCGCCGCCACCCGTGATCTGCTGGATGCCGTAGCGGCAGAGCTCCCGGGCACGACGGTTTCCACGGTGGTGAACTCCCACGCCAATGGGGACCACACGTGGGGCAATCAGCTCCTTCCAGGTGCAGAGATCATCACCTCGGCTTCCTCCGCCCAGCACGCCTGCCATGAGATGGGGCCGGGGCAGCTGACCGCTCTGTGCCGGGCGGGCGGCTCAACTCCGGCGGGTTCATACATAGAAAGGCACTTCGGGCAGTTCAACTTCGCCGGGATCACGGTCACGGGCCCCACCCGGACCTTCGCCGGGCGATTGGAGGTCGAGGTGGGGCACACGCTGGCCGAGTTGATCGACCTGGGGGCGGGGCACAGTGCCGGGGATGTTGCGGTGCACATCCCCGAGGACGGGGTCGTCTTCGCCGGGGATGCCCTCTTCAACGGATCACACATGGTGGTGTGGTCACAGTCGCTGTCCGCGTGCGTAATGGCGTGCGAGCAGCTCCTTGCGACCGGCGCGGACACTTTCGTTCCGGGGCACGGCCCTGTGATCGGACGCAGCGGTGTCGCCGACATCAGGGACCGCCTCGCTGCGGTGGCGGAGGCGGCCGATCGTCACGCCCAGGCAGGGGTGCCGCTGGCCGATGCGGCCCGCCTGGTCATGGCGGATCACGCTGGCAACTGGGCGCATCCGGAGCGGCTGTTCACGCAGACCGCGGCCGCTTATGCGGAGGCCGGGGTGCCTGGGTTGCCGTCGGGCACGCTGGCCCTGGTGGAGGGCATGGCCGTGTTGGCGAGCGCATAG
- a CDS encoding DUF4097 family beta strand repeat-containing protein, producing MNVRTLHTARRARTLLVTGAVAAAVVLVGGCGADAGDDTDPETREFAVRGKALSIDSDDSALDVVAADVERVRVTRWFDGETVLGEDPGVTWRLVDGNRLELRVNCDGMLSDCSARHRIEVPRAMTVDVLSRDGRVNASGFDTALKVRSHDGRVVVEESGGALDIDSKDGSVEAVGVESKDVKVRSQDGRVHLELAAVPDRVDVESNDGSIEIALPDATYEVAADSNDSAVDVTVPRGKDSAHRVAAHSHDGKVTVRPVSAN from the coding sequence ATGAACGTCCGTACCCTGCACACGGCCCGCCGCGCCCGCACCCTGCTCGTGACCGGTGCGGTGGCGGCCGCCGTCGTTCTGGTCGGTGGGTGCGGTGCGGACGCGGGAGACGACACCGACCCGGAGACCCGGGAGTTCGCGGTGCGGGGCAAGGCGTTGAGCATCGACTCGGACGACTCGGCGCTCGACGTGGTCGCCGCGGATGTGGAGCGGGTACGGGTCACCCGGTGGTTCGACGGGGAGACCGTGCTCGGTGAGGATCCCGGGGTGACGTGGCGGCTCGTCGACGGCAACCGCCTGGAGCTGCGGGTGAACTGCGACGGGATGCTCAGCGACTGCTCCGCCCGGCACCGCATCGAGGTGCCGCGCGCGATGACCGTGGACGTGCTGAGCCGGGACGGCCGGGTGAACGCGAGCGGGTTCGACACCGCCCTCAAGGTGCGCTCGCACGACGGCCGCGTGGTCGTGGAGGAGTCCGGCGGGGCGCTCGACATCGACAGCAAGGACGGCTCCGTGGAAGCCGTCGGGGTCGAGAGCAAGGACGTCAAGGTCCGCTCGCAGGACGGCCGGGTGCACCTCGAGCTCGCCGCGGTGCCGGACCGGGTCGACGTCGAGAGCAATGACGGCTCGATCGAGATCGCCCTCCCCGACGCCACGTACGAGGTGGCCGCCGACAGCAATGACTCGGCCGTGGACGTGACCGTTCCGCGCGGAAAGGACAGCGCGCACCGGGTGGCCGCGCACAGCCATGACGGCAAGGTCACAGTCAGGCCCGTCAGCGCGAACTAA
- a CDS encoding FadR/GntR family transcriptional regulator: MRPSGTDASYVGRGVHKAAVEALALRIFDGTYDEGDTLDLPELMAELDVSQTVLRESIKVLTTKGLLDARQRRGTFVRPREDWNLLDTDVLRWKLAAGAPHDFFADLLELRRSIEPVAAELAACRRTDEDLAALDAALDAMAAYDRDPVLAVRADASFHTALLTASGNRFFAQMRRVIIPALVARDRHVHSADREDPLPVHKAVVEHVRDGNPDAAHDAMVKLLDMSMRDHP, encoded by the coding sequence ATGAGGCCGTCAGGGACGGACGCCTCCTACGTGGGACGAGGAGTCCACAAGGCCGCCGTCGAGGCACTCGCCTTGCGGATCTTCGACGGCACGTACGACGAAGGCGACACCCTCGACCTGCCCGAGCTGATGGCCGAGCTGGACGTCAGCCAGACCGTGCTCCGGGAATCGATCAAGGTCCTGACCACCAAGGGCCTGCTCGACGCCCGGCAGCGGCGCGGCACCTTCGTCCGGCCGCGGGAGGACTGGAACCTCCTCGACACCGACGTACTGCGCTGGAAGCTGGCCGCCGGCGCCCCCCACGACTTCTTCGCGGACCTGCTCGAACTGCGCCGCTCCATCGAGCCCGTTGCCGCCGAGCTCGCCGCATGCCGGCGCACCGACGAGGACCTGGCCGCGCTCGACGCGGCCCTGGACGCGATGGCGGCGTACGACAGGGACCCGGTTCTCGCCGTACGTGCCGACGCGTCGTTCCACACCGCGCTGCTCACCGCGTCGGGCAACCGGTTCTTCGCGCAGATGCGCCGGGTGATCATCCCGGCGCTCGTCGCCCGGGACCGACATGTTCACTCGGCCGACCGCGAGGACCCCCTCCCCGTGCACAAGGCCGTCGTGGAGCATGTCCGCGACGGCAATCCGGATGCCGCGCACGACGCCATGGTGAAGCTGCTCGACATGTCCATGCGCGACCACCCGTAG
- a CDS encoding GNAT family N-acetyltransferase, protein MDTDIRLAGPHDAQALHQLQLTLDQESQFMLLESGERELDAERLRTRLSDAANPSYTLIAFSNGAAAGYVDVGTAPYARARATGHVVIGVAATHAGQGIGRALLVAAREQALIRGLRRLELTVMEHNRRALNLYLTCGYQIEGLRRDVLTVDGKPVSEYYMALLLAPA, encoded by the coding sequence ATGGACACCGATATCCGGCTCGCGGGACCACACGACGCTCAAGCCCTGCACCAACTACAGCTCACCTTGGACCAGGAGTCGCAGTTCATGCTCCTGGAGTCAGGCGAGCGCGAGCTCGATGCCGAGCGGCTTCGCACGCGGCTGTCCGATGCTGCGAACCCGTCCTACACGCTGATCGCGTTCAGCAACGGCGCGGCGGCTGGCTACGTAGACGTTGGGACCGCTCCGTACGCCCGCGCCCGCGCAACAGGGCATGTGGTCATCGGCGTTGCTGCCACGCATGCGGGCCAAGGAATCGGGCGGGCCCTGCTTGTCGCCGCCCGCGAGCAAGCCCTGATCCGGGGGCTGCGCCGACTGGAACTGACTGTCATGGAGCACAACCGCCGTGCTCTCAACCTGTACTTGACGTGCGGCTACCAGATCGAAGGACTGCGCAGGGACGTGCTCACGGTCGATGGCAAGCCGGTCAGTGAGTACTACATGGCGCTTCTACTCGCCCCGGCCTGA
- a CDS encoding DNA-binding protein, protein MSVATAARAFGIGTDRAYALIKAEQFPAKTIPVGGTRKVATLSLWEALGVAW, encoded by the coding sequence GTGAGTGTGGCGACGGCGGCGCGGGCGTTCGGGATCGGGACGGACAGGGCGTATGCGTTGATCAAGGCGGAGCAGTTTCCGGCGAAGACGATTCCTGTGGGCGGTACGCGGAAGGTGGCGACGCTGAGCCTGTGGGAGGCGCTGGGCGTGGCTTGGTGA